From one Streptomyces sp. CA-210063 genomic stretch:
- a CDS encoding tetratricopeptide repeat protein, whose translation MDGHAEDRGRVYQASGDQHISEHHHYGDEAAMPSGPDSVRRPAVGRPPAVLRDRFEVLERLRAGVREGRGGEAYVLYGMGGCGKTAVAYTFFQLAVDECGRVGLWVSASDRASLRAGMLAVAADRGAGDGELLAARNGLRPAADLVWQYLDRSAEPWLLVLDNADQPEILRDGSWLRTSPRGTVVVTTRRSAARWWPGAELQHIGVLPREDAAQVLRDLAPHSGTQEEAAEIAERLGRLPLALTLAGGFLSQQVLDPWTMETYGRHLDEGERVQLIDQGADALSEEDPRHLVGLTWQLTLDAFEARGLPEAATLLRLLARLAPEPLPLSLLNHADISDVLPRARCETALRALLDQSLTELVDIGVRCAQSHGILLDSVAAATPAEKVPLLNTTAVRLLGAAVPGLPDAGPYDPLLRLLVPHALALLRRIDDPPTLADALAVATRLSVALHRTGDYLSAWETARAAADLSERRLGAEHRLVLATRSRAGRALFRLGRYTEAELLLERVRAAQERLFGANDPDTLDSGHGLQLVLGNLGRRDDALSLLRSTIVGRRTTLGPTHPLTLRSRSSLLVLLSAAEVVTEEDGALLHLPSECVRFLGPDHTVTLGARHNRAWALYLLGRFDEADQEIQLVTEAYRRRFGPDYPIALSAQQLLSRTQAALGHVDAGIELMTDVVARRERGLGPDHPFTVASRQLLSAFTSGRWRPPGA comes from the coding sequence ATGGACGGCCATGCCGAGGACCGTGGCCGTGTCTACCAAGCGTCGGGTGACCAGCACATCAGCGAACACCACCACTACGGCGATGAAGCGGCCATGCCCAGCGGCCCCGACTCGGTTCGCCGTCCGGCGGTCGGCCGGCCTCCGGCCGTTCTGCGTGATCGCTTCGAAGTGCTGGAACGTCTGCGAGCAGGTGTACGGGAGGGCCGGGGCGGTGAGGCCTACGTGCTGTACGGCATGGGCGGCTGCGGCAAGACCGCGGTCGCCTACACGTTCTTCCAGCTGGCCGTTGACGAGTGCGGCAGGGTGGGCCTGTGGGTCAGTGCTTCCGACCGCGCGAGCCTGCGCGCCGGCATGCTCGCCGTCGCCGCCGACCGGGGTGCCGGCGACGGCGAACTGCTGGCCGCCCGCAACGGACTCCGTCCCGCCGCCGACCTCGTCTGGCAGTATCTCGACCGCTCCGCCGAGCCCTGGCTGCTGGTACTCGACAACGCCGACCAACCCGAGATCCTTCGTGACGGCAGCTGGCTGCGCACCAGTCCACGCGGCACGGTCGTGGTGACCACACGCCGGTCGGCCGCCCGCTGGTGGCCGGGGGCAGAGCTGCAGCACATCGGCGTACTGCCGCGCGAGGACGCCGCGCAGGTGCTGCGTGACCTCGCCCCGCACAGCGGCACACAGGAGGAGGCGGCGGAGATCGCGGAACGGCTCGGCCGGTTGCCGCTCGCTCTCACACTGGCAGGCGGCTTCCTTTCCCAACAGGTGCTCGATCCCTGGACGATGGAGACCTACGGGCGCCACCTCGACGAAGGGGAACGCGTCCAACTCATCGATCAAGGAGCCGATGCCTTGTCGGAGGAGGATCCACGGCACCTGGTCGGCCTGACGTGGCAACTGACACTCGACGCGTTCGAGGCGCGAGGGTTGCCCGAAGCGGCCACACTACTGAGGCTGTTGGCCCGCCTCGCTCCCGAACCGCTACCGCTGTCGCTGCTCAACCATGCCGATATCAGCGATGTTCTTCCCCGCGCGCGTTGCGAAACCGCCCTGAGAGCGCTGCTCGACCAATCGTTGACCGAGTTGGTCGACATCGGTGTGCGCTGCGCGCAGAGCCATGGGATATTGCTCGACAGCGTCGCGGCGGCGACTCCGGCGGAAAAGGTGCCGCTTCTCAACACCACAGCCGTCCGACTGCTCGGAGCAGCCGTTCCCGGTCTCCCCGACGCGGGCCCGTACGATCCGCTGCTCCGGCTGCTCGTTCCCCACGCGCTCGCCTTGCTGCGACGTATCGACGACCCGCCGACGTTGGCTGACGCACTGGCCGTGGCGACCCGCTTGTCCGTCGCCCTGCACCGCACCGGAGACTACCTCTCCGCCTGGGAGACCGCCCGAGCCGCAGCGGACCTCAGCGAGCGGCGACTCGGCGCGGAGCACCGACTCGTACTGGCCACCCGCTCCAGGGCCGGCCGGGCGCTGTTTCGTCTGGGTAGATATACCGAGGCCGAGCTGCTGCTCGAGCGCGTCCGCGCGGCTCAGGAGCGTCTGTTCGGGGCCAACGATCCCGACACCCTGGACAGCGGCCATGGCCTTCAACTCGTGCTCGGAAATCTCGGCAGACGGGACGATGCCCTCTCCCTTCTCCGGTCCACGATCGTCGGCCGACGCACGACGCTGGGCCCCACGCATCCTTTGACTCTGCGTTCCCGCTCAAGTCTTCTGGTACTGCTGTCCGCCGCCGAGGTCGTCACTGAGGAAGACGGGGCGTTGCTTCACCTGCCCTCGGAATGCGTCCGGTTCCTTGGCCCGGACCACACGGTGACCTTGGGCGCCCGCCACAACCGCGCCTGGGCGCTGTACCTGCTGGGCCGCTTCGACGAGGCCGACCAGGAGATACAGCTGGTCACCGAGGCCTACCGGCGACGCTTCGGCCCCGATTACCCGATCGCGCTCTCGGCTCAGCAGCTCCTCTCCCGGACTCAGGCCGCGCTTGGTCACGTGGACGCGGGGATCGAGCTGATGACGGATGTCGTGGCCAGGCGGGAACGCGGCCTGGGCCCCGACCACCCGTTCACGGTTGCCAGCCGACAGCTGTTGAGCGCTTTCACATCGGGGCGATGGCGCCCGCCCGGGGCGTGA
- a CDS encoding helix-turn-helix domain-containing protein, whose translation MLAKSATPNPSTVLGRQLGDELRRLREAAGLTTAQAAEALDCTKGKISRIENGRVAVRLPDLTAMLHAYEVTDSELPGRLSALARKANRRRRQGWWNQYGAVLADTYRDYIALEAMAGEIRTFQAQLVPGLLQTPDYVRAVTVASRQWQTADEIEKFVQVRLARQERLTGDTPLHLWAVLSEAVLLQRVGGPKVMHAQLEHLLTASEQPNVTVQVLPFSRGAHASMFGPYVVLGFPEEAALDVVLADNPTGSIWLEREAEVARYQDLFDAARTSALSPMESRAVIRRRAKEHRA comes from the coding sequence ATGCTTGCGAAGAGTGCCACCCCGAACCCCTCGACCGTCCTCGGCCGCCAACTCGGCGACGAACTACGCCGGTTGCGAGAGGCCGCAGGGCTGACCACTGCTCAGGCAGCCGAAGCTCTCGACTGCACCAAGGGCAAGATCAGCCGGATCGAGAACGGTCGAGTGGCGGTGCGGCTTCCGGACCTGACCGCGATGCTGCACGCCTATGAGGTGACAGACTCCGAGCTCCCAGGGCGCCTGAGCGCACTGGCTCGTAAGGCCAACCGTCGTCGCAGGCAAGGATGGTGGAACCAGTACGGAGCTGTCCTCGCCGACACGTACCGTGACTACATCGCGCTGGAAGCCATGGCTGGGGAGATCCGTACCTTCCAGGCGCAGCTTGTTCCCGGCCTGCTCCAGACCCCAGATTACGTCCGCGCCGTGACGGTGGCTTCGCGACAATGGCAGACGGCAGACGAGATTGAAAAGTTCGTCCAGGTGCGCCTCGCCCGCCAGGAACGGCTCACTGGCGACACTCCCTTGCATCTCTGGGCGGTCCTGTCAGAGGCCGTTCTCCTCCAACGAGTCGGCGGACCCAAAGTGATGCATGCCCAGTTGGAGCATCTCCTGACCGCCTCTGAACAGCCCAACGTGACTGTCCAGGTCCTGCCGTTCTCGCGCGGAGCCCACGCGAGTATGTTCGGCCCGTACGTAGTACTGGGTTTCCCTGAGGAGGCAGCGCTCGACGTCGTGCTGGCAGACAACCCGACCGGCTCCATCTGGCTGGAGCGGGAGGCGGAAGTCGCCCGTTACCAAGATCTGTTCGACGCCGCTCGCACGTCCGCGCTCTCCCCGATGGAATCCCGCGCCGTCATCCGACGCAGGGCCAAGGAGCACAGAGCATGA
- a CDS encoding DUF6879 family protein has translation MFDSFPSGVSERMDRPTYHADFRRVYESGIRQLSKLERGQNFKERGFASWEAFAIGEWDRALSLIQEKRDVYARQFREAARLNILERRLRVVEFPVTPYVQWELFVLRLRVELGDNIKVLDARKISDIEKDHPVPEVVILGDVVMYEVCYDDDGNAAGANRFADQALIRETLSGFDALYERAEDFHDFFDREIAPLAPPAVAY, from the coding sequence ATGTTTGACTCCTTCCCGAGTGGCGTTTCCGAACGCATGGATCGCCCCACGTACCACGCGGACTTCCGCCGGGTCTACGAGAGCGGAATTCGCCAATTGAGCAAGCTCGAACGGGGGCAGAACTTCAAAGAACGCGGATTCGCCAGCTGGGAAGCCTTCGCCATCGGGGAATGGGACCGTGCATTGTCCCTCATCCAGGAGAAACGCGATGTCTACGCACGGCAATTCCGTGAGGCGGCACGACTGAACATTCTGGAGCGCCGTCTTCGCGTGGTGGAGTTCCCAGTGACCCCCTACGTGCAATGGGAGCTGTTCGTCTTGCGTCTGCGCGTGGAGCTGGGCGACAACATCAAGGTTCTCGATGCCCGCAAGATCTCGGACATCGAGAAGGACCACCCTGTTCCGGAGGTGGTGATCCTCGGAGACGTCGTCATGTACGAGGTGTGCTACGACGATGACGGGAACGCGGCGGGAGCCAATCGCTTCGCCGATCAAGCACTGATCCGGGAAACGCTGTCCGGGTTCGATGCGCTGTACGAGCGCGCAGAAGACTTCCACGACTTCTTCGACAGGGAGATCGCTCCCCTTGCCCCACCGGCAGTCGCCTACTGA
- a CDS encoding DUF397 domain-containing protein — translation MNIARHSTPELSGAKWRSSTYSGGNNECVEIADNVPALIPVRDSKHPTGPVIAFTPDAWTAFLDHLR, via the coding sequence ATGAACATCGCACGCCACAGCACGCCGGAGCTGTCGGGCGCGAAGTGGCGCAGCAGCACCTACAGCGGAGGCAACAACGAGTGCGTCGAGATCGCTGACAACGTCCCCGCCCTCATACCGGTCCGCGACAGCAAACACCCCACCGGCCCAGTGATCGCTTTCACCCCCGACGCCTGGACCGCGTTCCTCGACCACCTGCGTTGA
- the pglZ gene encoding BREX-2 system phosphatase PglZ produces the protein MSTAAVTTTSAVRLNAATITQYLASQPGLKPDKRRVVLLRAAPSWDGPDELPWGEQRRATVAAAPSPLGVYELLLAHQKPSATGPDVLVVLTDREEAELGPDLLAKVHRQRVNAVDTWDVVREAFGASAFDHRLFEENWAAEALLDAAPPHGGWPKLAGGVLSRREALTSLALRRLGIGRYDPDAETSRATAGGGDELDIHALLRWSLVPGGPERLLALRSPERTGLVQFLGEEEQAGRAGQALLALVTAEHGPDAVAFGLVCAALWGHADAAADAEDYRARGRAERWFGEEPPAQGEHLDTLAAAFGRSCEEFVSALLLTGRSDSDETAAEARRLTGSVLDRATALARQFGAERAAGTSPLLAAGLEARFTAAGEALLSGAPERITPSVKALSRHRLARDPDYSIRIERVRMAQRLARWLATDPPVETNTVADAIARHVTETGWVDLALEHIESGGDPDPTLRSAYDTLCASAHDRRREIDRHFAQVLAARTATDRGPGSMLAVETFLPEVVAPVVKAGERRVLLLVLDGMSAAIAAELGEQLRDHWVEYDPSPGAKDTPRRRAMAAALPTITAVSRTSLFAARLMKGTQADEKRLVPAHRFWGGENVAVFHKDDLRAESSGEPFGPELHDALVGDRTHVAVVLNTVDDRLASEQKLGDGAWRLSDIGGLRALLRSAADQGRAVILTSDHGHVIDRRTTRVDAEDVWSARHRGPGGPLVEQEIVLTGPRVLAPEPESQIVALWNADARYTSRKAGYHGGASLAEFAIPVLAFLPFGAKPPSGWRELGTQQPSWWSLAPQAEEQPPRAQAAAVSASAPKKSPKKTKNEAELAKSHEALFDVALVPSPSGSEDGALLSVAPVSPSDALVDALLKSEVFTAQVQLLARKPDLARVEKAVHALLDAGGTLPMTALAQRVGLPANRPADGFAAVLRQLLNHDGVQVLETLPDGRTLRLHTGLLRDQFELS, from the coding sequence GTGAGTACGGCGGCCGTGACCACCACCAGCGCGGTGCGGCTCAACGCCGCGACCATCACGCAGTACCTGGCATCGCAGCCCGGCCTCAAGCCGGACAAGCGCCGGGTCGTGCTGCTGCGGGCCGCGCCCTCCTGGGACGGCCCGGACGAGCTGCCGTGGGGCGAGCAGCGGCGGGCCACCGTCGCGGCGGCGCCTTCTCCCCTCGGCGTTTACGAGCTGCTCCTTGCACACCAGAAGCCGTCGGCCACCGGGCCCGATGTGCTGGTGGTGCTCACCGACCGCGAGGAGGCGGAGCTCGGGCCCGATCTGCTGGCCAAGGTGCACCGGCAGCGGGTCAATGCCGTCGACACGTGGGACGTCGTACGGGAGGCGTTCGGTGCGAGCGCCTTCGACCACCGGCTTTTCGAGGAGAACTGGGCTGCCGAGGCGCTGCTGGACGCCGCTCCCCCGCACGGCGGATGGCCGAAGCTGGCGGGCGGTGTCCTGTCACGGCGCGAGGCGCTGACCTCGCTCGCCCTGCGCAGGCTGGGGATCGGCCGCTACGACCCGGACGCCGAAACCTCCCGCGCCACAGCGGGTGGTGGGGACGAGCTCGACATCCACGCCCTCCTGCGATGGTCCCTCGTGCCTGGCGGTCCCGAACGGCTCCTGGCGTTGCGATCGCCCGAGCGAACCGGGCTCGTGCAGTTCCTCGGCGAAGAGGAGCAGGCCGGGCGCGCAGGGCAGGCACTGCTCGCTCTCGTGACGGCGGAACACGGGCCGGACGCCGTCGCGTTCGGGCTGGTCTGCGCAGCTCTGTGGGGGCACGCCGACGCTGCGGCGGACGCGGAGGACTACCGGGCCCGGGGGCGGGCCGAGCGCTGGTTCGGAGAGGAGCCACCTGCCCAGGGTGAGCACCTGGACACCCTCGCGGCGGCCTTCGGACGGTCCTGCGAGGAGTTTGTCTCCGCCCTGCTGCTGACGGGACGGTCGGACAGCGACGAAACGGCGGCGGAAGCCCGGCGGCTGACCGGCTCCGTTCTCGACCGGGCGACCGCCCTTGCGCGCCAGTTCGGAGCGGAACGGGCGGCCGGGACAAGTCCGCTACTGGCGGCAGGACTTGAAGCACGCTTCACAGCTGCCGGCGAGGCGCTGTTGAGCGGCGCCCCCGAGCGGATCACACCCTCGGTGAAGGCCCTCAGCCGACACCGGCTCGCCCGGGATCCCGACTACAGCATCCGTATCGAACGGGTGCGCATGGCACAGCGGCTGGCACGTTGGCTCGCGACCGACCCGCCGGTGGAGACCAACACGGTGGCGGATGCCATTGCCCGTCACGTCACCGAGACGGGCTGGGTGGACCTGGCGCTGGAACACATCGAGTCCGGAGGCGATCCCGATCCGACGCTCCGGTCCGCGTACGACACTCTGTGCGCCTCGGCGCACGACCGTCGGCGCGAGATCGACCGGCACTTCGCCCAGGTTCTTGCCGCCCGGACGGCGACCGACCGTGGCCCCGGCTCAATGCTGGCCGTGGAGACGTTCCTCCCCGAGGTCGTCGCCCCGGTGGTGAAGGCCGGAGAGCGGAGAGTGCTACTCCTCGTACTCGACGGGATGAGCGCCGCCATCGCCGCCGAACTCGGCGAGCAACTGCGCGACCACTGGGTCGAGTACGACCCGTCGCCGGGAGCGAAGGACACCCCGCGGCGCCGCGCGATGGCAGCCGCGCTCCCCACCATCACGGCCGTGTCACGCACCTCTCTCTTCGCCGCGCGGCTGATGAAGGGCACACAGGCCGACGAGAAGAGGCTGGTCCCCGCTCACCGCTTCTGGGGCGGGGAGAACGTGGCGGTATTCCACAAGGACGATCTGCGCGCCGAGAGCAGCGGAGAGCCGTTCGGGCCCGAACTGCACGACGCGCTCGTCGGCGACCGTACGCATGTGGCGGTGGTCCTCAACACCGTGGACGACCGGCTCGCCTCCGAGCAGAAACTCGGTGACGGTGCCTGGCGACTGTCCGACATAGGGGGCCTGCGAGCACTGCTTCGGTCTGCCGCGGACCAGGGCCGGGCGGTGATCCTCACCAGCGACCACGGCCACGTCATCGACCGGCGGACAACTCGGGTGGACGCCGAGGACGTGTGGTCAGCGCGACACCGCGGCCCCGGAGGTCCGCTCGTCGAGCAGGAAATCGTGCTGACGGGCCCTCGGGTTCTTGCCCCGGAGCCGGAGAGCCAGATCGTCGCCCTCTGGAACGCCGACGCCCGCTACACGTCTCGCAAGGCCGGCTATCACGGCGGCGCATCTTTGGCCGAGTTCGCCATCCCTGTGCTGGCCTTCCTGCCCTTCGGGGCGAAGCCGCCGAGCGGCTGGCGGGAGCTGGGGACCCAGCAGCCGAGCTGGTGGTCACTGGCTCCACAGGCAGAGGAGCAGCCGCCGCGGGCCCAAGCCGCCGCAGTCTCGGCATCGGCACCGAAGAAGTCGCCCAAGAAGACCAAGAACGAGGCGGAACTCGCCAAGAGCCACGAGGCACTGTTCGACGTGGCGCTGGTTCCTTCGCCTTCGGGATCCGAGGACGGCGCTCTGTTGTCCGTAGCCCCTGTGTCTCCGAGTGATGCCTTGGTCGACGCCCTCCTGAAGTCCGAGGTCTTCACGGCTCAGGTGCAGTTGCTCGCCCGTAAACCGGACCTTGCTCGGGTGGAAAAGGCCGTACACGCTCTGCTGGACGCGGGCGGCACCCTGCCCATGACTGCTCTCGCCCAGCGCGTCGGACTGCCCGCGAACCGGCCGGCGGACGGCTTCGCCGCCGTGCTACGGCAGTTGCTCAATCACGACGGTGTCCAGGTGCTGGAGACGCTGCCGGACGGGCGGACCCTGCGGCTGCACACCG
- the pglY gene encoding BREX-2 system ATPase PglY gives MAPTAATAPLLRDVIDIKTSISTSDFVLKLAEAVTQEGAERALRDYVVTERLLENFDEALSLIKTALDGQTSKAAYLHGSFGSGKSHFMAVLHALLRGDEAARARTDFDPVLAKHEWLSTDGKRFLLVPYHMLGAKSLEQRVLGGYVSHVKALHDDAPTPQVYRTDSLFADIRALRDRMGDDKFIEGLAGAAADGGTVDADDEWGDSFAWTPALLDTALTAEELDGAEVNLNLVNPTTPAELRAKLVHDASTSWFPGFAKNAAEDEHGFISLDAGLAVIAEHAKSLKYDGLILFMDELILWLANRIHDQKFVSREADKITNFVEGADSRRAIPIVSFIARQRDLRELVGQEVSGAAETAIQDSLNLASGRFDKITLEDRNLPQIAHARLLKPKDAEAAAKLEAAFAKIKRVGPQVWDVLLGSDEGTTGADETSFRLTYPFSPSFMDTLVHISSALQRSRTGLKLMGQLLADHRDDATLEQLIPLGDLYPVIADGGDRPFVDSLKVEFQAADKLYRTKLRPYLLAMYDVTEEDIERYRHRRETVTEQGLVQRCKAFVGDDRLMCTLLLSALAPSVPALRDLTIRRLAALNHGSVISPIPGAEVGAIKSKIDEWASRFAEIKPTGTKANPGVRLELAGVDVDSVIANANVNNNRSNRRALAKRLLAEELGIDLQERLTADELKFVWRGSNRTVEVIFGNIADHDDLQDHDFAPSQDGLWRMIIDLPYDEGEYGWREDVNRMAELRRLPGNRPRTVGWIPTHLSAGRFQDFQRLVVIHYALADQRRFDTSYAQHLNADNRARAKALLEDQRETLTKTVKAAFKQAYGLAAKKPGDVIPDFNEHLEPLPDVPDLRVSIGQSLHDAVRHVAGKLLAHQFPAHPDFDPDGTGTVVKLADARTVFGHIRGASEAGDRQAEIPGKERDLMRRVATPLGLGQQKEAYFRLSTRWPEHFALQARGEAGPGDLSVVQLTEWIDRPTTMGLEPFLAHLVIASYAEMDDRVWVRAGALLDPSPELSAIKPQDALRSQPLPEEHVWEEAGRRYWEIFGEEPPRLRRGRMVGQFARRITERARTYQPHAADLVAQLEKHATLLGLDGTDESGRVAIARRGRDLLDELRGLDQGAAGGSAAAKQVISAFAGFDLGDVPTSRYGASIKQAEAVAAALATAAWDMLKLAPNYGPQGEAVLEELRGAARVDQRTKDLKEALREARRSIVAVIERSQAHTADPRRAYAAPTPTEPLTRPDAISLSTDTSQPPVPSTHPGPDGGRRAGRRSGGGRTTASRALAELRAELDELAAAEPDVEIEISWRVVE, from the coding sequence ATGGCCCCGACCGCCGCCACAGCCCCCCTCCTCCGCGATGTCATCGACATCAAGACGTCCATCTCCACGTCGGACTTCGTCCTGAAGCTTGCCGAGGCCGTCACCCAGGAGGGCGCCGAACGGGCGCTTCGGGACTACGTCGTCACGGAGCGTCTTCTCGAGAACTTCGACGAGGCGCTGAGTCTGATCAAGACCGCGCTGGACGGGCAGACGTCGAAGGCCGCGTATCTGCACGGCTCGTTCGGTTCCGGTAAGTCGCACTTCATGGCCGTGCTGCACGCCCTGCTCCGGGGCGATGAGGCCGCACGTGCCCGGACCGATTTCGATCCGGTGCTGGCCAAGCACGAATGGCTGAGCACCGACGGGAAGCGGTTCCTGCTCGTGCCGTACCACATGCTCGGGGCCAAGTCCCTGGAGCAGCGGGTGCTCGGCGGGTACGTCAGTCATGTCAAGGCGCTGCATGACGATGCGCCCACTCCGCAGGTCTACAGGACCGACTCCCTCTTCGCGGACATCCGCGCGCTGAGGGATCGTATGGGCGACGACAAATTCATCGAAGGGCTCGCCGGAGCCGCGGCCGACGGAGGCACCGTCGATGCCGACGACGAGTGGGGCGACTCCTTCGCCTGGACCCCGGCGCTCCTCGACACCGCCCTCACCGCCGAGGAACTGGACGGCGCCGAGGTCAACCTCAACCTGGTCAACCCGACCACCCCGGCCGAGCTGCGCGCCAAGCTGGTGCACGACGCGAGCACCAGCTGGTTCCCCGGTTTCGCGAAGAACGCCGCCGAGGACGAGCACGGCTTCATCTCGCTCGACGCCGGCCTCGCCGTCATCGCCGAGCATGCGAAGTCGCTGAAGTACGACGGGCTGATCCTGTTCATGGACGAGCTGATCCTCTGGCTCGCCAACCGCATCCACGACCAGAAGTTCGTCTCCCGCGAAGCCGACAAGATCACCAACTTCGTGGAGGGCGCCGACTCGCGCCGCGCCATCCCGATCGTGTCGTTCATCGCACGCCAGCGTGATCTGCGGGAGCTGGTGGGCCAGGAGGTTTCCGGGGCGGCCGAGACCGCGATCCAGGACAGTCTCAACCTGGCTTCCGGCCGCTTCGACAAGATCACGCTGGAGGACCGCAACCTCCCGCAGATCGCCCATGCTCGTCTCCTGAAGCCCAAGGACGCGGAGGCCGCCGCCAAGCTCGAGGCGGCATTCGCGAAGATCAAGCGGGTCGGGCCGCAGGTGTGGGACGTGCTGCTGGGCTCCGACGAGGGGACGACCGGTGCCGACGAGACGTCGTTCCGGCTGACGTATCCCTTCTCGCCTTCGTTCATGGACACCCTGGTCCACATCTCCTCGGCGCTGCAGCGCTCCCGTACCGGTCTGAAGCTGATGGGCCAGTTGCTGGCCGACCATCGCGACGACGCGACGCTGGAACAGCTCATCCCGCTCGGCGATCTTTATCCGGTCATCGCAGATGGGGGCGACCGGCCGTTCGTCGACAGTCTGAAGGTGGAGTTCCAGGCCGCGGACAAGCTGTACCGCACCAAGCTGCGGCCCTATCTCCTGGCGATGTACGACGTCACCGAGGAGGACATCGAGCGCTACCGCCACCGCCGCGAGACCGTCACCGAGCAGGGGCTCGTCCAGCGGTGCAAGGCGTTCGTGGGTGACGACCGGCTGATGTGCACGCTCCTGCTGTCCGCGCTGGCGCCCAGTGTGCCCGCGCTGCGGGACCTGACGATCCGGCGCCTCGCGGCCCTCAACCACGGCTCGGTCATCTCCCCCATCCCGGGTGCGGAGGTCGGGGCGATCAAGTCGAAGATCGACGAGTGGGCGTCGCGCTTCGCGGAGATCAAGCCCACCGGCACCAAGGCCAACCCCGGCGTACGGCTCGAGTTGGCCGGGGTGGACGTGGATTCGGTCATCGCGAACGCCAACGTCAACAACAACCGCTCCAATCGCCGCGCCCTCGCCAAGCGACTGCTCGCCGAGGAGCTGGGAATCGACCTCCAGGAGCGCCTCACCGCAGATGAGCTGAAGTTCGTCTGGCGTGGCTCGAACCGCACGGTGGAGGTCATCTTCGGCAACATCGCCGACCATGACGACCTGCAGGACCACGACTTCGCGCCCAGCCAGGACGGGCTGTGGCGGATGATCATCGATCTGCCGTACGACGAGGGCGAGTACGGGTGGCGCGAAGACGTCAACCGCATGGCCGAGCTCCGTCGGCTTCCCGGCAATCGGCCACGGACGGTGGGGTGGATTCCCACGCATCTGTCCGCCGGCCGCTTCCAGGACTTCCAGCGACTGGTCGTCATCCACTACGCGCTCGCCGACCAGCGCCGCTTCGACACCAGCTACGCGCAGCACCTGAACGCCGACAACCGGGCCCGTGCCAAGGCTCTGCTGGAGGACCAGCGCGAGACGCTGACCAAGACGGTGAAGGCGGCGTTCAAGCAGGCCTATGGCCTTGCGGCCAAGAAGCCCGGCGACGTCATTCCGGACTTCAATGAGCACTTGGAGCCGCTGCCCGACGTGCCGGATCTGCGTGTCTCCATCGGGCAGTCCCTGCATGACGCGGTCCGGCACGTGGCGGGCAAGCTCCTGGCCCACCAGTTCCCCGCGCACCCGGACTTCGACCCGGACGGCACGGGCACCGTCGTCAAACTCGCCGACGCGCGGACCGTGTTCGGGCACATCCGCGGCGCCTCAGAAGCCGGTGACCGGCAGGCCGAGATCCCGGGCAAGGAACGCGACCTCATGCGGCGCGTTGCCACTCCACTGGGGCTCGGCCAGCAGAAGGAGGCGTACTTCAGGCTCTCCACCCGCTGGCCGGAGCACTTCGCCCTCCAAGCGCGCGGCGAGGCCGGTCCCGGTGACCTGAGCGTCGTCCAGCTCACCGAGTGGATCGACCGTCCCACGACGATGGGTCTGGAGCCGTTCCTCGCCCACCTGGTCATCGCGTCGTACGCGGAGATGGACGACCGGGTCTGGGTGCGGGCCGGTGCGCTGCTCGACCCCTCGCCCGAACTGTCGGCGATCAAACCGCAGGACGCGCTGCGTTCCCAGCCCCTGCCGGAAGAACACGTCTGGGAGGAGGCGGGACGCCGCTACTGGGAGATCTTCGGTGAGGAGCCGCCCAGGCTTCGCAGGGGCCGGATGGTCGGACAGTTCGCCCGGCGGATCACGGAGCGGGCTCGCACGTACCAGCCTCACGCGGCCGATCTGGTGGCGCAGTTGGAGAAGCACGCGACGCTGCTCGGTCTGGACGGCACCGACGAGTCCGGCCGAGTGGCGATCGCCCGTCGGGGCCGGGACCTGCTGGACGAGCTGCGCGGGCTGGATCAGGGTGCGGCCGGCGGTTCCGCCGCGGCCAAACAGGTCATCTCCGCATTCGCCGGATTCGATCTCGGCGACGTGCCGACGAGCCGCTACGGTGCGTCGATCAAGCAGGCCGAGGCCGTCGCGGCGGCCTTGGCCACCGCGGCTTGGGACATGCTCAAGCTCGCGCCCAACTACGGGCCGCAGGGTGAGGCGGTGCTGGAGGAGTTGCGCGGCGCGGCGCGTGTCGATCAGCGCACCAAGGACCTCAAGGAGGCGCTGCGGGAGGCACGGCGGTCCATCGTCGCCGTCATCGAGCGCAGCCAGGCACACACCGCCGACCCGCGTAGGGCGTACGCCGCGCCCACGCCGACCGAACCGCTCACAAGGCCCGACGCGATCAGCCTGAGCACCGACACCAGCCAACCGCCCGTGCCCTCTACCCACCCTGGCCCCGACGGCGGACGACGTGCGGGACGCCGCTCGGGCGGGGGCCGGACCACGGCCTCCCGTGCGCTGGCGGAGTTGAGGGCCGAACTGGATGAACTGGCGGCTGCCGAGCCGGACGTAGAGATCGAGATCAGCTGGCGGGTCGTGGAATGA